Proteins encoded in a region of the Mercenaria mercenaria strain notata chromosome 1, MADL_Memer_1, whole genome shotgun sequence genome:
- the LOC123541495 gene encoding uncharacterized protein LOC123541495, which yields MGKGKGDHPPQKFIGDQFFCQLFIFVFMGVSITLSSLSAGMDDGGSFPFPYVFTGFVLGPILLVNLISRWYVVRAVQKKGVTRKNILEILNNTTFGKHIWPWSCRVGMLWCIPGSILTGLGGVNCGIEENHDNANGTSRVKNNCYYDIEGVHGEMYKGLAIGLVVIHVFSFVYLLLSNCPVHSVLEQIKEDPRTTTATPANNRPAAAPAATATPAASTPQASPNGGAGNETEMKTKIQQLENRVRELESRERQVRELSVLPPPPTYNELMNSDGYKSTGAHPDNTFS from the exons ATGGGGAAAGGAAAAGGAGATCACCCTCCACAGAA GTTTATAGGCGACCAATTTTTCTGTCAGCTGTTCATATTCGTCTTTATGGGTGTCAGTATAACATTGTCGAGCCTAAGTGCAGGGATGGATGATGGGGGTAGTTTTCCCTTTCCGTACGTCTTTACTGGCTTTGTTTTAGGACCTATT CTTCTTGTCAACCTCATATCCAGATGGTATGTCGTGAGAGCTGTACAAAAGAAAGGGGTTACCAGAAAGAATATACTGGAAATACTGAATAATACAACATTTGGT AAACATATCTGGCCATGGTCCTGCCGGGTGGGAATGTTGTGGTGTATTCCTGGCTCAATACTTACAGGACTAGGTGGAGTAAACTGCGGAATAGAAGAGAACCATGACAACGCAAACGGCACTTCCAGAGTAAAAAATAACTGTTACTATGATATTGAAGGAGTACACGGCGAAATGTACAAAGGCTTAGCTATAGGATTAGTGGTCATACACGTGTTTTCGTTTGTATACCTGTTGCTAAGTAACTGTCCCGTGCATAGTGTGCTTGAACAAATAAAAGAAGACCCACGAACAACAACAGCGACTCCGGCCAATAATCGTCCCGCTGCGGCCCCTGCTGCCACTGCCACTCCTGCTGCAAGCACACCACAGGCTTCGCCTAATGGTGGAGCAGGTaatgaaacagaaatgaaaaCTAAGATACAACAACTTGAAAATAGAGTAAGAGAACTTGAGAGCAGAGAAAGACAAGTAAGAGAATTAAGTGTGCTACCTCCACCACCGACATACAACGAATTGATGAACTCTGATGGTTACAAGAGTACCGGAGCCCATCCTGACAATACTTTCTCTTAA